The region ACCATTTAATTCCTTTTTTATTTCTTCCACAACATTTGGGTCTGTAGTGATTACCCATTTTTCAACATTTCTTCCGGGTCTATTATTTTGTATTCTTTCTACAAAACTTTTAACATTAATGATATTTTCTGCGTCAGGTTCTGATTCAACATATTTATTATACGCTTCTATCATTCTATCAACTTCATCATATGATAAACCTTCTTTATAAAGTAATTTCTGATAGGATTTTCCGATATAAAAATTTAAAGCAGAATACTGTTTTGAGTTTTTATCAATCAACTTGTATAATTTTTCAAAATAAGAGAGAGCTTTTCTAAAATCAGGCTTTTTTTTCGAAAAATTATTAAGTCCTCCATACCAAAGAGCGGCCGGAAATGATGGGTCTTTTTTTAAAACTTCAACAATTATTTTTTCAGCCTGGTCATTTTTATCTTGCTCAATTAAAGTTAAAGCCAATTGGGATTTAAAAATCAAATTATCAGGTTCCTGTTTTAATCCTTCACGAAAAACATTTTCAGCCTTTGAAAATTTATTTTCAGACATAAGAACATTTCCATTATCAATATAATCCTGTGAAAAATACATCCCGGAATACAATATAAATAATAAAAATATTTTTTTCATTTTATCTTTCATTCGGATTCCAGTATTCTTCCGGCTCGTTGTTGATTTTTGAAATATATCTTGCCAATACAAAAAGATAATCTGAAAGTCTGTTCAGATATTTAATGAGTTCTGGACGAACTTCTTCCGATTCATTTAAGAACACCAAAGAACGTTCTGCTCTTCTGCAAATTGTTCTTGCTGCATGTAAAAATGTTGCCGGTTTTCCTCCACCCGGAAGAATAAAATATTGTAGAGGTTCCAATTTTTCGTCAAAAGCATCCATCCAGTTTTCCAGTTCTTCAATTTCGGTATCGGAAATAATTAATGGTAAACGAGACTTTCCGTTAGCCAACATTAGTTTATCAACCGGAGTAGCCGCCTCTGAGCCTACCGTAAATAAATCAAATTGGATTTTCTTTAATTGTCTTAACACTTCCTGATCATCAATATGGCTTTTTGCAATTCCGATGAATGAATTAAGCTCATCTATATTTCCGTAGCTGTCAACTCTTGCACTTGCTTTCGAAACTCTTGTGCCGCCATACAAAGCAGTCTGACCTTTATCTCCTGTTTTTGTGTAAATTTTCATAGGACTAAAATACTTTATTTTGAACAATGTAAAAAGCGAAATGCACAAATGTCAGTATTACTCTTTGAAGGAATCTATTTATAGGATAAGAAATAGCAAAAATGACCGGAAAACCGGCCATCTTCTCAAATTATTTATTTACCTCTACATATTGTAATACGGTCTGGTTCTTGGGATTGTAGATAATCGTACTCTTGTTGGGAAATCTTTTTAATCTATAATATTCAATACCCTTATCATTTTTTATATCCTCCAGAAAACCTGAATCAACGGTATTTTCAGGAAGAAACTTTTCTATAAAACTGATTTTATCTATGATACTTTGTCCATCAATTTTTCTGGCTGTCTTATCCGATTTATTTTCATCGGTAGTCGGCTGACTTTCCAAAAATGGAATTAAAGTCTCTTTATCTGCCTTATATTTAAAAATAAAGCCTTCTGAACCATTTGGAAATTTGAATTTCTTTCCTGTTCCTTCTGAAATTATCGCTTTGTCAGCTCCGGGAAAAATCTGATTAATTTGAACATCCTCGGAATTGGTTAGAGAATTTATAGATTCGTTGACCGTCTTTTTCACTGTTTCTTCAACGGCTTCCTGAGTTTTTTTCTTTACCGTTTCGGTAGTTTTTTGAACAGTCTGGTCGATTTTTTCTTCAATCTTATTACATGATGTCAATAAAAATGCAATGACAACCGGCAAAATAAGCTTCTTCATATTTTTAAATTTCAGGACAATTTACAATTTTATCAAATCATTGTCCTACTCTAACGTGAAAGTATGCTGAAATATTTAAAAAAAATAAAATATTTTTTATTCTTAAAACCCTACTGACAAACTGTTGTCATAACCTCGATTTATCTTTGTATCAACAATAACAAACAATATTAAAATTATGACAACTACAGCAACCATCACAAAACAATTTATGACATCTGAACAATTATTAGAGCATTGGCAAGGCCACAGAAATCTGACAAGAAGAGTAATTGAAGCTTTTCCTGAAAAAGACTTATTTGAATTTTCAATAGGAGGAATGAGACCATTCGCAAAACTGGCAGTGGAGCTCATCAGCATTGGAGGACCTGCTTTAAAAGGAATCGTTGACAAAAATATGGAAGCCTACAATGAAGAAGGGTTTACTCCAAAAACTAAAGAAGATATTCTGAAAAAATGGGACGAGGAAACTGAGACCATCAATACTTATTTTGCTCAGATTTCCGAAGAACGTTTCCAGGAAACTTTCAATCTATTCGGACAATACGAGTTCCCTGTGTATCAAAATATTATGTATTTCGTAGATAATGAAATCCATCACCGTGGACAAGGATATGTATATTTAAGAGCTTTAGGAATTGAGCCGCCTTTTTTTTGGGAGAGATTTTAGGATCTTTAATGCCTTTATGGAGACTAAAATCTTTAATTAAACTTAATCTTAAAAATCAATCCTGATCAACTAAAGGGCGGAAATGCATCCCATACATTAAATTTTGACCAATCTTTATGTAATTGCAGATTCGCCTTTTTTGATTGAAAACCATCTTCAATTTAATTAATATTGCCAAAAACCTCAACAAAAATTGTTGAGGTTTTATTGATGTTTACCAGATATTTTGATGAGTAATTCGTTCAAATTTGCTTTCAGGCTTTCAGGCTCCAAGATGGTTGCATAATCTGCAAAGGTGATCAGCCAGCGAGGGAAACCATCTTTCAGCGATTCTGTTTCGAACGTTAATTCCACCATTCCGTTTTCTGCATCAACTTCTTTGGTTAAACCATAATATTTTTTAGAGTTTACCAAAAATCCCATGATTTTTTTCTCGACTAAAAGTCTTACAGTTGTTTTATTGCCATTACCGCTTTTTCTGTAATCGTTGATTTGTCCGTATTCACCTAAAAACGGATTCTGAGTTTTTGAAATTTTTAAGAGCCTGTCCACACGAAATTGTCTGAAATCGTTTCTCAGTGTGCAGAAAGCCATGATGTACCAATAATTAAATTCAAAGAAAACCCCAACCGCTTCGATCGTTCTTGTTGAAATATTGTCGTCAACCGTTTTATATTCAATGATCAGCTGGCGTTTTTCTGCAATACTTTCTAATATTGTTGGAATTACATTCTTTATCGTATTTTCTGTTTTAGCATGATACTGAAAAATATCGATCTGCTTTTCGATATTTTGAATCAGGTTTCTGTCAGAATATTTCAAGACAGACCGTACTTTTTCCATAGCAGTCTGGTAATGGCTTCCCAAACTCTGATGGGAGAATTTCTGCATCAGTTTCTCTGCGGTAATGAAACTTAAGACTTCTTCTTTGGTGAACATTACGGGTGGAAGCTTATAACCATCCATCAGCGAATAACCGCTTCCGGCTTCTCCAACGATAGGAATTCCCGCATTTTCCAATGTTTTTATATCCCGATAAATAGTACGGACACTTACATCAAATTTTTCTGCAAGATCCTGAGCTCTTACAATAGGTTTTGATTGTAATTGAGTGAGAATGGCCGTAACTCTGTCGAGTTTTTTGAGATAGTGGTCGTTCATTTAAACGTCAAATTATTAAACTGCTAAATTGCCACATTTTATTTAATTATCCTTAAAAGTACTGACCAACTTATCCAAATTCAGACTTCTTGCTGAAGCATCAAAAATTTCTCTATAAGTTCCATTAATTTGTACCAGTTCATCATGAGTTCCGCTTTCCACCACTCTTCCTTTTTTCATCACATAAATTTTATCCGAATCTAAGATCTGAGATAAAGAGTGAGAAATAATGATTACCGTTCTGCCCTCTTTTATCGCATCCAGAGAATTTTTAATCTGCTCTGTCGCAATTGCATCAAGACTCGCCGTGGGTTCATCAAGGAAAATAATCGGTGGATCTTTTAAAAATAATCTTGCAATGGCAATTCTCTGTTGTTGTCCGCCTGAAAGTTGGGTTGCATCGTGATTATATTTTTCAGGCAAATCCAGAATCTGCTCATGAAGATAGGCTTTCTTTGCAGCTTCTTCAATCTCTTCAAAGCTGGCATTCATATTTCCGTAGCGGATATTATCTTCAATACTTCCCTGGAAAATATGGTTTTTTTGAAGCACCAATCCGAGATCATTACGTAGGAATGTATTATCAAAATCATTCAGATTAACGTTATCTAAAAGAATGTTTCCTGAATCCGGAAGATAAAATTTACATAAAAGATTAATAATAGTTGATTTTCCGGCTCCGCTAAGGCCAACCAGAGCGGTAGTTTTCCCGTTTTCAATCCTCATGGAAACATTATGTAAAGCCTGCGTTCCGTTGGGATAGGAAAAGTTAACATTTTGCAATTCGAAATTCCCTTTAATTTCTTTTTCTACAAAAACACCGTTTGGTTCTTTTTCATCGTCTGCATTTAAAATATCAAAATAGCCTTCTGCATAGATCATTGCATCGTTCATATCATCATAAATTCTGTGAAGCTGGCGAATGGGAGCCGAAACATTATTAAAAAGCATAATATGAAGCATAATAGCTCCGATCGTCATTTGCTGATCCAACACCAGATAAACTGTCAATAAGATAATTAAAACCACTCCAAACTGTTCTATAAAGGTTTTCAACCCGTCATAAATAAAGTTTGTTTTTCGGGTGAACATCTGACTTTCCATAAGCTGCATCTGTAAATCGTACTGTTTTTTACCTTCAAATTTTTCGCGGACAAAACTTTTAATCACCATGATGGAATTAATTAAATTCAAAAGTCCTGAAGTTTTCTGCTCCCTCTGGTTTCTTAAGGTTCTTCTTACCCCGCTCAGTTTTTTCGCCTGTAGAGAACTTATATAAAAATATATCGGAACAATGATCGTGGAAACAATACCTACATATACATTTTGCAGGTACATGATAATTAAAGCAATAATGGCATTGGAAAACAACGGCAACATATCTATGAAAAAATTCTGAACCAGCCTTGTCAGGCTTTCAATTCCCCGGTCAATTCTTATCTGCAGTTTTCCGGATTCGTGGTTTTCATCATTAAAATAAGCTACTCTGTAGGTTAAAATTTTGTCAATAGCAGATTGTGCCAAAACAGAACTCACATTGATCCTGATTTTTTCTCCGTAAAATTTCTGTCCGAAGTTGATAAAAATGTTCAATAATTCTTTTCCCAATAAAATCACGGAGATCAGTACCAAAACATGTATTCCTTCTGACATGGGATTGGGAAGATGAGTAAGCTTTGTCACTTCATCTACGGTATATTTCAGCACCAGCGGATTGACCTGTGCCGCAAGAGCCCCTAAAAATGTAAGAAATAAAGTCCCGTAAATCATTAACCGATAAGGCCTGATAAACGGAACAAGCTGTTTATAAATACCAAATAAGGTGATAGTTCTATTGAAAGGTTTTGCCATAGAATTATTTTAATTAAAAAACGTACCGTTTTACAAAGGAAAAGGTACGTTTTATTCTATTTTTCAGCAAATATTTTGCTCGTTTCAAGTTTTTTCTTTTAAGCTTCCATCATCATTAATGTACATAAACTGATAATTTTGATTAACAATCTTCCCACCCATTTGAATAAATGAAAACCACATAGAACACCAGTCTTCAAAATCATTTTCTTTTGGCGTATCCCAGCGAATTATTGTTGAATTTTGATGTTCTTTTAGATCAACTACCACTCCGTATTCATCGTCTAAGAAAACTTTTGTTCCTATTTTAAATTCTTCAAAAACAGAAAATTCCGACATTTTACCCTTCGAATAAATAGGTTGTCACATAGTGAAGCTCTGCTTTTGCGGCCTGTTTTGATTCTAATTCTGCCTGTTCCAATGAGTAGTGGGAATTGATTTCCTTTTTCTGGAAAACATAAGAATTATTGGCATTCTTATCAACAACCTCACTGAAGATGTGCTCAATTTCGGAATTGGCCAGAGAAGCAAAACTAATATCTTCAAAACCGTGCATCAATCGCAGATCATCAAACTGAGAGAAGTTATGGTCTACAAAGCTCTGAAATTGAGACTTTGAGTCAAAATTTCCCGCCCAGATGTTGTAGGCATATTTTTTACTTTTCGGTTTGTCAAAAATACTTTGGTACACAAAATTCTCACCCAGATAAGCTTCCCTTACCTGCGGATCATTCGCAAGATCTTCAGGAAGGCCTTCTTTCAGGATTCTTCCTTCAAACATAATGTATGTTTTATTGGTAATTGCTAACGTTTGCTGCACATTGTGGTCAGTAATCAGAATTCCGATATTTTTATCGGTAAGGCTTCTTACAATTTTCTGAATATCTTCTACCGCAATCGGGTCTACTCCTGCAAAAGGCTCATCCAAAAGAATAAAGCTGGGATCCGTTGCAAGACATCTTGCAATTTCGGTTCTACGTCTTTCCCCTCCGGACAAAAGATCTCCCCTGTTTTTACGGACATGCTGCAAAGAAAATTCTTCAACCAGTTCATCACATTTCATCTGCTGTTCACGCTTCGAAAGCTTCGTCAGCTGCAGAACGCCCATAATATTGTCTTCTACGGAAAGCTTTCTAAATACAGAAGCTTCCTGAGCCAAATAACCGATCCCTTTTTGGGCTCTACGATACATAGCGTCCGTTGTTATTTCCTGTTTATCCAGAAAAATCTTACCGGAAGTAGGCTTAACCAATCCTACAATCATATAGAATGATGTCGTTTTTCCTGCTCCGTTCGGACCAAGCAATCCAACAATCTCACCCTGCTGAACCTGTACTGAAACACCTTTTACAACCTTTTTAGGACCGTATTCTTTGATTAAGTTTTCTCCTCGTAAAATCATAGCAGCAAAGATAAAGTTTTTTTGAATGTAATTTTTAGATTAGCGTATGCCGATAAAAGTTTTATGATATTTTAAAATTGAACCCGGCAATTTTTAATTAATTTTATGACAAGAATCTATAATCACAATACATATGGAAAATAATCAACAACTCACCGAACTTTTAGCCTTGGATCTGGGCATCAATATTACCAATCGAAGGCCTTATGCGAAAGAGGTTTTCAAATGGCAGGACATCGATCTTCTCCCTCATTCTTCCGCAGACACCTTACTTTGCGAAATTTTTGAATGGAACGGAAGAAACTGGAGAACTACAGGAAATAATCTTATCGGATTTTTATTTTCAGATGCCAATCTTACTACAGTAAAAAATCAATTGATTAATGCCCCCAAACACCCTGCGTTGATTCCTGATTTTGAATTCACTAAAGACAGCATGATAGAATATGGACTTTCTCTACCATCTTTATTCAATATTGGAGTGAACGGAAATATTAAAAGCGCCAAAAGTTTTTCGGTTCGGGTAAACGGAGTTACTAAATCCAGAATTACTAATATTGATTCGCCGGGAATTGAAATTTTAAGGAGTTATTCTGAATTCACTCAGAACAAATCTAAAACCTACCGGAAGAATATTAAGTTCAATTATTTAAGCACTTCTTTATTCTATGCGGAAAGTGTGGAAATCTATCTTGAAAAAGAATCCGGAGTCGGCCTGGATGTCAGTTTTCAGACTCAGGATGTAGAAGTGGATGCAAAGATTGATACGGATACCAAAAAACATTTTGTATTAAAATATTCAGGGAACCAATCGCCTTTTGCTGCAAAATTTACCAAAGGAAAAGATTTCAATATATCTTAGAAAAACTAAGGGATTTCAAAATTTGAAATCCCTTAGTTTTTTATTTTGTTAAAAATTCTACTTTTCCTGTTTCCATATGATATTCACCTCCCACAATCTTAATTTCCTTCTTCTCTTCCATTTCCTTCAGAATAGGACTGTTTTTTCTGATATTATCTATGGTCTGCAATACATTTGATTTCGTTACTGCTTCAAGATATTCAGGATTTTTTGAAGACTTATCTCCCTGAAAATTTTGTGTTCTTGCAATAGAGGGTTTAATTTTTGCCAGCAAACCTGTTATATTTCCCAGTTCTACATTATCCACAGCTGATTTTATAGCCCCACAATGCTCATGTCCCAAAACCATTACGACTTTTGCCCCGGATACCTTACAGGCATATTCCAAACTTCCTAAAATATCTTCATTACTGATGTTTCCAGCCACTCTCGCCACAAACATATCTCCGATCCCGGAATGAAAAACATCTTCAACAGGAACTCTTGAATCTAAACAGGATAAGACTACTGCTCCCGGAAATTGTCCCAGAGAAGCTTTACGAATCCTTTCTGAGGTGTTTCTAATCGTAAGATTATCCTCGACATACTCTTTGTTTCTCTGCTGCATGATGGAATACACTGTATCCGGCGTAAGCTTAGACTGTAATTTTTCAGTTAAGAAAGATTCATCAATAATTTCATTTTTGCTGATAGTGATAGAATCTCCATTCTTTTCATAATTCTTCTTCGGATCATTGCAAGAAATTAATATTGCTAAAACAGATAGCAATACTCCCAGGTTGTACATTGTTTTTTTCATAGTTATTTTTTTGTGAAATGATTTAAAAATCTAATTTACAACTTATTAAATGTAAATCACTTCTAGTTTTAATTAAATTTAACATGGTCTAAAAAAAGATTATTTACTCATAATCCTTATTCATTATATGACAAGTTATTTTTCAACATCATGTGATAAATTTTTATTAATTTAGATCTACCAATCAAATAAATATTATCATGAAAAAATTAACAAAAAAGGATTTAATGAAAATTAATGGTGGAAATATCCGTCCTCCTGATGCTAATGGAAATTGCCTTCCGGGGTGGTATTTGTGCCCATCGAATATTTGTGTTTATGACAAAGGTGGCGAAAATCCAATTGTTCCCGGAATTCCACATTACAACGCATGTTTCAATTAAATCTAAAATAAAAAAACACCTCAAATTGAGGTGTTTTTTGTTCAATATTGTTGATATTTATCTATTTAAAATCATTGCAGCTTCTTTTGCAAAATAAGTAAAGATCAAGTCTGCGCCTGCTCTTTTAAAACATGTCAAGCTTTCAATAATTGTTTTATCATTATCCAGCCAACCATTTTGAGCCGCAGCTTTTACCATTGCATATTCTCCACTTACATTGTAAACAGCAATCGGAAGATCAATCGCTTCACGAACTTTAGAAACAATATCCAAATAAGGAAGTCCCGGTTTAATCATGATAATATCGGCTCCTTCTTCCACATCTTTGAATACTTCGTTTAGTGCTTCACGGGAGTTGTGAAAATCCATCTGATATGTTTTTTTATCCTTCGGAATTTCCATATTATCTTTTGGTGCACTGTCCAAAGCGCTTCTGAACGGGCCATAGAAAGAACTGGCATATTTTGCAGCATAACTTAAAATTCCCACATCAGTAAATCCGTTTTCTTCTAAGGCCTCACGAATCGTTAAAACTCTTCCATCCATCATGTCACTTGGTGCCACAATGTCTGCTCCGGCTTCAGCGTGAGATACGGACATCCTTGCCAATGCATCATTGGTAGCATCGTTCAATATTTTTCCGTTCTCAATAATTCCGTCATGCCCATAAATTGAATAAGGATCTAAAGCAACATCTGGCATAACAATCATTCCGGGAACCGCATCTTTGATCGCTTTGATTGTATTCTGCATCAATCCGTCTTTATTCCATGCCTCTTTTCCGGTATTATCTTTAAGGTGATCCGACACTTTCATGTACAAATTGACAGATTTCACCCCTAAAGAAAATAGCTCTTTACATTCTTTTACCGTAAGATCTATGCTCCTCCTGAATATTCCCGGCATCGACGGAATGGGTTCCTGCTTGTTTTCGCCCTCCATTACGAAGATCGGCATTACAAAATCATCGGTGGTAAGCGTATTTTCTCTTACTAGACTTCGGATAGATTCGTTTACTCTAAGTCTTCTATTTCTTGAATGTATCATTTTTGGAATACTTTTTGAATAAGTTTATGCAAATTTAATACAAGTTCTATAAAAAAGTATTGCAAGAGATTATAGAATTAGTTATTTTTGTTATGATATATTACGAGAAATTATAATTGAATGAAAAAACTTTTACTTTTATTTATATTCCTAGGCGCATTTGTTGGATTTTCCAGCAATTTACAAGCTCAACAAAGAGAGCCTTCTTCCATCTCACAAAAATCTGATGATGGTATAATCGTAGCATATCCAAATCCCGCTAAAGACTATCTTGTCGTAAGAGCAAAAGACGCTTCTCTCAAAGTAAAGAATGTAACTTTTTATTCTATCTTAGGGACTCAAGTAGCAAGTTATGCTATTAATATGAACTCAGGAGAAATTAATATTGAAAAATTAAAACCTGGAAAATATCTGATCCGTTATATCTTAAGCGATAATACTCAAAAAGTAACACAAATCGTAAAACAATAATAGCAAATCCTGATAATCATCAGGATTTTTTCTTTTCCATTAATTCTGTTTTAATAATTCCGTAACTTTCGGAACTTTATTATACTAATTAGGTAAAAACAAATTAATGCTAAAAGCTGAACATATTAGAAAGACCTATAACGCCGGTAAAAAGGTAGCTTTGGATGATTTCAGCATCCATGTTCCGAAAGGAAGTATTTATGGTCTTTTAGGTCCGAACGGAGCCGGAAAAACTTCTTTCATCCGTATCATTAACCAAATCACTCAGGCAGACTCCGGAGAAATCCAGATTAATGGAGAAAAGCTCAATCCCAATCATATCAAAAACATCGGTTACATGCCTGAAGAAAGAGGTTTGTATAAAAACATGACCGTTGGTGACCAGCTTCTGTATTTCGGAGAGCTGAAAGGGATGAGCAAAAATGATGCTTTAGCTGAAGCCAAAAAATGGTTTGACAAACTTCACATCGACCAGTGGTGGAAGAAAAAGCTGTCTGAACTTTCTAAAGGAATGGCTCAGAAAATTCAATTTGTAGTAACGGTACTTCACAGACCACACCTTTTGATTTTAGATGAACCCTTTTCAGGCTTTGACCCTGTAAATGCTAATTTAATTAAGGATCAGATCATTGATCTTAAAAATAACGGAACGACGATCATTCTTTCTACCCACAGAATGGAAAGTGTGGAAGAAATGTGTGATTACGTAGCATTAATCAACAATTCTCAAAAGATTATCGACGGAAGAGTGTTTGACGTAAGAGAAAAATTCAAGAAAAATATTTTTGGGATTACACTTTCTGAAGTCAATGATTCTCAACTGGAAGGTTTCAAAAACAAATATGGAATTTTTGATGCTACCCATGAGAACAATTTGGTTTCTTTTAATTTAAAAAATGAAGCTGATCAGAACAATATTCTTTTAGATCTTGTGAACGTAGGAAAGGTACGTACTTTTGAAGAGAGAATTCCGAGCATGAATGAAGTGTTTATCAATGCCGTAAGTAATCATTCTTAATAATTTTATGAATAATATTTTTTTAATTACTAAAAGAGAGTTTCTTACTCAGGTTAAGAAAAAATCTTTCATTGTGCTGACTCTGCTTGCTCCCATCATGTTAATCGCATTTGGGTCGGTAATCGGACTGATGTTCAAAGCCAATGAATCTCACAATATCATTGAAGTGGTAGATAGCAGCGGACTTTTTAAAAATGAGTTGAAATCTACTGACAAAATAGAATATAAAATCATCCCTTCTTCTGAGGAACAGTCAAAAGTAAATACTCTAAAAAGTAATGAAGCTATAGATGGAATTCTTATTCTTCCCCAGGTACAGAATGGAAATTATGATGAGTTCCAGAAAAATACAAGGCTGGTTGTCAATACAAAAATTGGTTTTGACACCAAGCAACGTATCATTTCCGATCTTAGCAATGTCATTAAAAAGGAAAAAATAAAGCAGTTAGGAATTGCTGAAACTCAAATTGATAATCTTGACAAAGGTTTCACTCTAAAAACAATCAATGTTTCGGAAAACAATAAAGAGGATTCTGATCTTGCTTTGGGAGTAAAAAGCGTACTGAGCATGCTTCTTATGTACGTCACTTTCATGTTTATCATTATTTATGGGGTAAGAGTGATGAGAAGTGTTCTGGAGGAAAAAAACAACCGTGTTGTGGAAATTATTATTTCTTCAGTAAAGCCTTTTGAGCTAATGATGGGAAAAATCCTTGGTGTAACTTTGGTTGCCTTAACTCAGTTTATCGTTTGGATTACAATGTCTGTAATCGGAGCTTTGGTATTAAATACCGGGTTTTCTTCCATGCAAAAAAATATTCCAGGAGGTGAAGAAGCAATGATGAGTAAATTGGATATAAGCCAAATTGCCACTCAGGTTTCGCACAGTTTACTGGAATTAAATTTCCCTTTAATTATTTTTGTATTTATTGTCTTTTTCCTTTTAGGATATATCTTTTACAGCTCAATTTATGCTGCAATTGGTTCAGCGGTAGATAATGAAACAGAAACGCAACAATTCACTTTATTTGCTGTATTGCCTTTGATGCTGGGAATGTATGGAAGCTTTTCTTTTATCAATAATCCGGACGGGCCTCTTGGGTTCTGGCTGTCAATCATTCCGTTTACTTCTCCTGTCGCTATGATTGCAAGAATCCCTTACGGAGTTCCTGCATGGCAAATTGCTTTATCTATTGTCTTGCTTTTAGGAACAACACTTTTCATGATATTCCTTGCCGGGAAAATATACAGAGTAGGAATTCTGATGTATGGAAATAAAGCAACCTTGAAGGAGATCTGGAAATGGATTAAAAGTTAATCATAAACATATCTTTATATAACAATAAAAACATCCCGGAAATGATTTTTCGGGATGTTTTTATTGTTTACTGACAATGTATTAATTAAAAATATAACTTAGGCTTAAGCTCAGAACTTGTTCAGACTTTTTCTTAGAAGAATTGGGATCTAATTTTGATTCATTCAAATCAGGATATGTATTAGACAATCCCAAGTCATACTTAAGAGCTACTTCCAACTGTCTTTTGTAGC is a window of Candidatus Chryseobacterium colombiense DNA encoding:
- a CDS encoding cob(I)yrinic acid a,c-diamide adenosyltransferase, with the protein product MKIYTKTGDKGQTALYGGTRVSKASARVDSYGNIDELNSFIGIAKSHIDDQEVLRQLKKIQFDLFTVGSEAATPVDKLMLANGKSRLPLIISDTEIEELENWMDAFDEKLEPLQYFILPGGGKPATFLHAARTICRRAERSLVFLNESEEVRPELIKYLNRLSDYLFVLARYISKINNEPEEYWNPNER
- a CDS encoding DinB family protein, with the protein product MTTTATITKQFMTSEQLLEHWQGHRNLTRRVIEAFPEKDLFEFSIGGMRPFAKLAVELISIGGPALKGIVDKNMEAYNEEGFTPKTKEDILKKWDEETETINTYFAQISEERFQETFNLFGQYEFPVYQNIMYFVDNEIHHRGQGYVYLRALGIEPPFFWERF
- a CDS encoding YafY family protein yields the protein MNDHYLKKLDRVTAILTQLQSKPIVRAQDLAEKFDVSVRTIYRDIKTLENAGIPIVGEAGSGYSLMDGYKLPPVMFTKEEVLSFITAEKLMQKFSHQSLGSHYQTAMEKVRSVLKYSDRNLIQNIEKQIDIFQYHAKTENTIKNVIPTILESIAEKRQLIIEYKTVDDNISTRTIEAVGVFFEFNYWYIMAFCTLRNDFRQFRVDRLLKISKTQNPFLGEYGQINDYRKSGNGNKTTVRLLVEKKIMGFLVNSKKYYGLTKEVDAENGMVELTFETESLKDGFPRWLITFADYATILEPESLKANLNELLIKISGKHQ
- a CDS encoding ABC transporter ATP-binding protein — its product is MIYGTLFLTFLGALAAQVNPLVLKYTVDEVTKLTHLPNPMSEGIHVLVLISVILLGKELLNIFINFGQKFYGEKIRINVSSVLAQSAIDKILTYRVAYFNDENHESGKLQIRIDRGIESLTRLVQNFFIDMLPLFSNAIIALIIMYLQNVYVGIVSTIIVPIYFYISSLQAKKLSGVRRTLRNQREQKTSGLLNLINSIMVIKSFVREKFEGKKQYDLQMQLMESQMFTRKTNFIYDGLKTFIEQFGVVLIILLTVYLVLDQQMTIGAIMLHIMLFNNVSAPIRQLHRIYDDMNDAMIYAEGYFDILNADDEKEPNGVFVEKEIKGNFELQNVNFSYPNGTQALHNVSMRIENGKTTALVGLSGAGKSTIINLLCKFYLPDSGNILLDNVNLNDFDNTFLRNDLGLVLQKNHIFQGSIEDNIRYGNMNASFEEIEEAAKKAYLHEQILDLPEKYNHDATQLSGGQQQRIAIARLFLKDPPIIFLDEPTASLDAIATEQIKNSLDAIKEGRTVIIISHSLSQILDSDKIYVMKKGRVVESGTHDELVQINGTYREIFDASARSLNLDKLVSTFKDN
- the lptB gene encoding LPS export ABC transporter ATP-binding protein, whose amino-acid sequence is MILRGENLIKEYGPKKVVKGVSVQVQQGEIVGLLGPNGAGKTTSFYMIVGLVKPTSGKIFLDKQEITTDAMYRRAQKGIGYLAQEASVFRKLSVEDNIMGVLQLTKLSKREQQMKCDELVEEFSLQHVRKNRGDLLSGGERRRTEIARCLATDPSFILLDEPFAGVDPIAVEDIQKIVRSLTDKNIGILITDHNVQQTLAITNKTYIMFEGRILKEGLPEDLANDPQVREAYLGENFVYQSIFDKPKSKKYAYNIWAGNFDSKSQFQSFVDHNFSQFDDLRLMHGFEDISFASLANSEIEHIFSEVVDKNANNSYVFQKKEINSHYSLEQAELESKQAAKAELHYVTTYLFEG
- a CDS encoding carbonic anhydrase family protein, with translation MKKTMYNLGVLLSVLAILISCNDPKKNYEKNGDSITISKNEIIDESFLTEKLQSKLTPDTVYSIMQQRNKEYVEDNLTIRNTSERIRKASLGQFPGAVVLSCLDSRVPVEDVFHSGIGDMFVARVAGNISNEDILGSLEYACKVSGAKVVMVLGHEHCGAIKSAVDNVELGNITGLLAKIKPSIARTQNFQGDKSSKNPEYLEAVTKSNVLQTIDNIRKNSPILKEMEEKKEIKIVGGEYHMETGKVEFLTK
- a CDS encoding bacteriocin, whose translation is MKKLTKKDLMKINGGNIRPPDANGNCLPGWYLCPSNICVYDKGGENPIVPGIPHYNACFN
- the hemB gene encoding porphobilinogen synthase — protein: MIHSRNRRLRVNESIRSLVRENTLTTDDFVMPIFVMEGENKQEPIPSMPGIFRRSIDLTVKECKELFSLGVKSVNLYMKVSDHLKDNTGKEAWNKDGLMQNTIKAIKDAVPGMIVMPDVALDPYSIYGHDGIIENGKILNDATNDALARMSVSHAEAGADIVAPSDMMDGRVLTIREALEENGFTDVGILSYAAKYASSFYGPFRSALDSAPKDNMEIPKDKKTYQMDFHNSREALNEVFKDVEEGADIIMIKPGLPYLDIVSKVREAIDLPIAVYNVSGEYAMVKAAAQNGWLDNDKTIIESLTCFKRAGADLIFTYFAKEAAMILNR
- a CDS encoding T9SS type A sorting domain-containing protein yields the protein MKKLLLLFIFLGAFVGFSSNLQAQQREPSSISQKSDDGIIVAYPNPAKDYLVVRAKDASLKVKNVTFYSILGTQVASYAINMNSGEINIEKLKPGKYLIRYILSDNTQKVTQIVKQ